In the Candidatus Binatia bacterium genome, one interval contains:
- a CDS encoding class I SAM-dependent methyltransferase, whose protein sequence is MASGSTNEGSATAATVDGQIRRLRDGEAVLLVDRRGRRQLKRLRAGHRLTIRSSVLACDRIIGLPEGSRIGGGRDEEFLVFRPGYAEIVPLLERPAEPIFAKDAGLILTRGDIRPGQTVVEIGVGCGALSMLLHRAVQPGGRLVTYEIREDFAEEARRNMQRFEGEAEAWTIRIRDAATGLDEKGVDRIVIDVPDIAAMLAAASDALRDGGILVAFSPTVMQVRATHDRAAQCAFTLAETFEVLERRWHIDAVSMRPDHRMVAHTGFLTVMRRLAR, encoded by the coding sequence ATGGCTTCCGGAAGCACAAACGAAGGATCTGCGACCGCCGCGACCGTTGACGGGCAGATCCGCAGGCTTCGCGACGGCGAGGCGGTGCTTCTGGTCGACCGGCGCGGCCGCCGGCAACTGAAGCGCCTGCGAGCCGGGCACCGCCTGACGATCCGGTCGTCGGTGCTGGCCTGCGACCGCATCATCGGCCTTCCGGAAGGCTCGCGGATCGGCGGCGGCCGCGACGAGGAATTCCTGGTCTTCCGGCCCGGTTACGCCGAGATCGTGCCGCTGCTCGAGCGCCCGGCCGAGCCGATCTTCGCAAAGGACGCGGGCCTGATCCTGACTCGCGGCGACATCCGCCCGGGGCAGACCGTCGTCGAGATCGGGGTCGGCTGCGGCGCGCTGTCGATGCTGCTGCACCGCGCGGTGCAGCCCGGCGGGCGCCTCGTCACGTACGAGATTCGCGAAGACTTCGCCGAAGAAGCCAGGCGCAACATGCAGCGCTTCGAGGGCGAGGCCGAGGCGTGGACGATCCGCATCCGGGACGCGGCAACGGGACTGGACGAGAAGGGCGTCGACCGCATCGTCATCGACGTACCCGACATCGCGGCGATGCTTGCGGCTGCCAGCGATGCCCTTCGCGACGGCGGCATCCTCGTCGCGTTCTCTCCGACGGTGATGCAGGTGCGCGCGACCCACGATCGCGCGGCGCAGTGCGCATTCACGCTGGCCGAAACGTTCGAAGTGCTCGAGCGGCGCTGGCACATCGATGCCGTCAGCATGAGGCCCGACCACCGCATGGTCGCTCACACCGGCTTTCTTACCGTGATGCGCCGCCTCGCGCGTTAG
- a CDS encoding DUF4149 domain-containing protein, whose protein sequence is MTDPANVGEGFSTSLESPSRPWLVSIYVFSLSLWIGGSAFFTAGVLPALFLNMPPSDAGRIAAIVFPIYFRAGLAVGVVATLSAWALSRGGGRRWHAAFMLLLVMVASQAWTTLVIHPEMARIRGVEAEVPRFQELHHRSVNLNAVVLGGGIVLLALSGRLLARRRDDA, encoded by the coding sequence ATGACCGATCCGGCAAATGTGGGCGAGGGGTTCTCGACTTCTCTCGAGTCGCCGTCGCGCCCGTGGCTCGTCTCGATCTACGTCTTCTCGCTGTCGCTCTGGATCGGCGGCTCGGCGTTCTTCACGGCCGGCGTGCTTCCTGCGCTGTTCCTCAACATGCCACCGTCGGATGCGGGGCGCATCGCGGCGATCGTCTTTCCGATCTACTTCCGCGCGGGCCTTGCTGTCGGGGTCGTCGCAACTCTCTCTGCATGGGCGCTGTCGCGCGGCGGCGGCCGCCGCTGGCACGCGGCCTTCATGCTGCTGCTGGTGATGGTCGCTTCGCAGGCGTGGACGACGCTCGTCATCCATCCCGAAATGGCGCGCATTCGCGGAGTCGAGGCAGAGGTGCCGCGCTTCCAGGAGCTGCACCACCGCTCGGTGAACCTCAACGCCGTCGTGCTCGGCGGCGGCATCGTGCTGCTCGCGCTCAGCGGAAGGCTGCTGGCCCGGCGCCGCGACGATGCCTGA
- a CDS encoding HAD family hydrolase, translated as MPGILVFDLFGTLVFFDDTRVPTAQIEGRSVPMTIRDLAALLRQWLPAITPPAFLEELRRVSIAIGEEKRRAQVEIPSRVRFERTLVALGADPASAFAWSVELARRHMDSLAGAVVCPPDRRDLLRELSRTHRLALLSNFDCAATARRVLAQAGLDAAFDVIVISEEEGLRKPATEIFARTCERMQAAPSRCLYIGDTLVEDIEGATRAGLSALWIHPDETALSPALAILPDVRELPRWLASSRTGSGR; from the coding sequence TTGCCCGGCATCCTGGTCTTCGACCTCTTCGGGACCCTGGTGTTCTTCGACGACACGAGGGTGCCGACGGCGCAGATCGAAGGCCGCAGCGTGCCGATGACGATCCGCGATCTCGCGGCGCTGCTCCGCCAGTGGCTGCCTGCAATAACGCCGCCCGCCTTCCTCGAGGAGCTGCGCCGGGTGTCGATCGCGATCGGCGAGGAAAAACGACGCGCGCAGGTCGAGATCCCGAGCCGCGTGCGATTCGAACGCACGCTCGTCGCACTCGGCGCCGATCCGGCATCGGCCTTTGCGTGGAGCGTCGAGCTTGCGCGCCGCCACATGGACAGCCTGGCCGGCGCGGTGGTGTGCCCGCCGGACCGGCGCGACCTGCTGCGCGAGCTTTCGCGCACGCACCGGCTGGCGCTGCTGTCGAATTTCGACTGCGCCGCTACCGCCCGGCGCGTGCTCGCGCAGGCCGGACTGGACGCGGCATTCGACGTCATCGTGATTTCCGAGGAAGAAGGCCTGCGAAAGCCGGCAACGGAGATCTTCGCGCGCACCTGCGAGCGCATGCAAGCCGCGCCGTCCCGATGCCTCTACATCGGAGACACGCTCGTCGAGGACATCGAGGGAGCGACGCGTGCGGGACTGTCCGCGCTGTGGATCCATCCCGACGAGACTGCGCTCTCGCCTGCACTGGCGATCCTTCCGGACGTGCGCGAGCTGCCACGCTGGCTGGCGTCGTCGCGGACTGGCTCAGGGCGCTAA